In a single window of the Bacillus clarus genome:
- a CDS encoding alanine/glycine:cation symporter family protein produces MEKLVEWLVGQVWSIGLVVFALGAGVYFTIATRFLQIRYFKEMIKLLFEGKSSETGISSFQAFCLALSGRVGIGNIAGVATAIAFGGPGAVFWMWVMALLGAASAFVESTLSQVYKSKVGNEYRGGTPYFIEKGLKMKWFAVIVAVVVTLSYGVLLPGIQSSSIAVGFENSSGISKYITGIFLVVLLAAIIFGGVKRIAGVSQMLVPFMAIGYVIVTCIILIANVTEIPSMFALIFSSAFGVNEMFGGIVGAAIAWGVKRAVFSNVAGVGEATYSSAAAEVSHPAKQGLVQAFSVYIDTIVVCTATALMILITGMYNVIPEGKSAIVQNIGNVEAGPIYTQQAVETVMTGFGPLFISIAIFFFAFTTLLAYYYIAETTLTYLDRELKYGWLKPVLKIGFLIMVYIGSVESASLLWNLGDLGIGSMAWLNLIAILLLSKTALKVLKDYEVQKKEGKNPVFDPKNVGIEGLVIWEERSKEGARKSSKEKVSVDDSVKL; encoded by the coding sequence ATGGAGAAGTTAGTAGAATGGTTAGTAGGGCAAGTATGGAGTATTGGTTTAGTTGTTTTTGCATTAGGAGCAGGAGTGTATTTCACCATTGCGACTCGTTTTTTACAGATTCGTTATTTTAAAGAGATGATTAAGCTACTTTTTGAAGGGAAAAGCTCAGAGACTGGAATATCATCCTTCCAAGCATTTTGTTTGGCTCTATCAGGAAGGGTTGGAATAGGTAATATCGCAGGGGTAGCAACAGCAATTGCTTTTGGTGGGCCTGGAGCTGTATTTTGGATGTGGGTGATGGCTCTTTTAGGAGCAGCTAGTGCATTTGTTGAATCAACATTATCTCAAGTATATAAAAGTAAAGTAGGAAATGAATATCGCGGTGGCACACCATACTTCATTGAGAAAGGCTTAAAAATGAAATGGTTTGCAGTAATTGTAGCAGTAGTTGTAACACTGTCATATGGCGTTTTATTGCCAGGTATTCAATCGAGTAGTATCGCTGTTGGGTTTGAAAACTCATCTGGCATTAGCAAATATATAACTGGAATATTTTTAGTTGTGCTATTAGCAGCAATTATTTTTGGAGGAGTAAAAAGAATTGCTGGTGTGTCGCAAATGTTAGTACCTTTTATGGCAATAGGCTATGTAATTGTTACATGCATTATATTAATTGCGAATGTAACGGAAATTCCAAGTATGTTTGCTTTAATTTTCTCAAGTGCATTTGGTGTAAATGAAATGTTTGGCGGAATCGTCGGTGCAGCCATTGCATGGGGCGTAAAACGGGCTGTATTTTCAAACGTCGCTGGTGTTGGAGAAGCGACATATAGTTCTGCTGCTGCGGAAGTATCGCATCCTGCAAAACAAGGATTGGTTCAAGCTTTTTCTGTATACATTGATACAATCGTCGTTTGTACTGCGACAGCGCTCATGATTTTAATTACAGGAATGTACAATGTAATACCTGAAGGGAAAAGTGCTATTGTACAAAACATAGGGAATGTAGAGGCAGGTCCAATCTATACACAACAAGCAGTTGAAACTGTTATGACAGGGTTTGGTCCTCTATTTATTTCAATTGCAATCTTCTTCTTCGCGTTTACAACTTTGCTTGCTTATTACTATATCGCAGAAACGACTCTCACTTATTTAGATCGTGAATTGAAATATGGCTGGTTAAAACCAGTTTTGAAAATTGGATTTTTAATTATGGTTTATATCGGTAGTGTAGAATCAGCTTCACTTTTATGGAATCTTGGGGATTTAGGAATTGGTAGTATGGCATGGTTAAACCTTATTGCGATCCTGTTATTAAGTAAAACCGCATTAAAAGTGTTAAAAGATTATGAGGTGCAGAAAAAAGAAGGGAAGAATCCAGTATTTGATCCTAAAAATGTGGGAATTGAAGGTTTAGTGATTTGGGAAGAGAGAAGTAAAGAGGGTGCAAGGAAAAGCTCTAAGGAGAAAGTATCTGTGGATGATAGTGTAAAATTATAA
- the dapA gene encoding 4-hydroxy-tetrahydrodipicolinate synthase produces the protein MQKIKGAFPVLITPMDEFQEINWNGVKQNVNYFIDQKVAGIIINGSTGEFVSLSKEERFKMVETVLKEVDGRVPVIIGTAAETTKETIEYTKHAEAHGANCALIINSYYCKPKEEEIYFHFKEISNAVNIPIMLYNNPFTSGVDMSTELMLRIGKECENVTHIKESSGDIRKARDLVRQGEGAFQVFCGSEDLVMESYLVGATGWVSVAGNIVPGLVTKMYEHFQNGELEKAWEINDAILPLCEFLEGSGKYVQIVKRSMELHGQAGGPSRYPRLRLTEEEDQKLQTILSEIATHAAV, from the coding sequence ATGCAAAAAATTAAAGGGGCATTTCCAGTATTAATAACACCGATGGATGAGTTTCAAGAGATTAATTGGAATGGGGTAAAACAAAACGTAAACTACTTTATCGACCAAAAGGTTGCAGGTATCATCATTAACGGAAGTACAGGAGAGTTTGTAAGTTTATCAAAAGAAGAAAGATTTAAAATGGTAGAAACAGTGTTAAAAGAAGTTGATGGCCGTGTTCCTGTTATCATTGGAACTGCAGCAGAGACAACGAAAGAAACGATTGAATATACGAAGCATGCAGAAGCACACGGAGCGAATTGTGCATTAATTATAAACTCTTACTATTGTAAACCGAAAGAAGAGGAAATCTATTTTCATTTTAAAGAAATCTCAAACGCTGTAAATATACCAATTATGTTATACAATAATCCATTTACTTCTGGGGTTGATATGAGTACAGAACTTATGCTTCGAATTGGAAAAGAGTGTGAAAATGTTACACATATTAAAGAGTCGAGCGGAGATATTCGCAAAGCGAGAGATTTAGTAAGACAGGGTGAAGGTGCTTTTCAAGTTTTCTGCGGATCTGAAGATTTAGTTATGGAATCTTATTTAGTAGGTGCAACGGGATGGGTTTCAGTAGCAGGAAATATTGTACCGGGACTCGTTACGAAAATGTATGAGCATTTTCAAAATGGTGAATTAGAAAAAGCGTGGGAGATAAATGATGCGATTTTACCTCTTTGTGAATTTCTTGAAGGGTCAGGGAAATATGTACAAATCGTTAAACGATCAATGGAATTACACGGGCAAGCTGGAGGACCTTCTCGTTATCCAAGATTAAGATTAACTGAAGAAGAAGATCAAAAGCTTCAAACGATTTTATCAGAAATTGCAACTCACGCAGCTGTTTAA
- the ppaC gene encoding manganese-dependent inorganic pyrophosphatase produces the protein MFASLRYPFHEEVEIMEKVLVFGHKNPDTDAICSAIAYAELKKELGMNAEPVRLGEISGETQFALDHFKVEGPRFVETVANEVDNVILVDHNERQQSANDIESVRVLEVIDHHRIANFETSDPLYYRCEPVGCTATILNKMYKENGVAIRKEVAGLMLSAIISDSLLFKSPTCTEQDVVAARELAEIAGVDADSYGLEMLKAGADLSGKTMEQLISLDAKEFQMGNAKVEIAQVNAVDTNDVLVHQAELEKVISAVVEEKGLDLFLFVVTDILTNDSVGLAIGKAANVVEKAYNVTLENNTATLKGVVSRKKQIVPVLTEAFQA, from the coding sequence ATATTTGCTTCTTTAAGATATCCTTTTCATGAAGAGGTGGAAATTATGGAAAAAGTACTAGTTTTCGGGCATAAAAACCCAGATACAGATGCAATTTGTTCTGCAATTGCTTATGCAGAATTGAAAAAAGAATTAGGAATGAATGCTGAGCCTGTACGTTTAGGCGAAATCAGCGGTGAAACTCAATTTGCGTTAGATCATTTTAAAGTAGAAGGACCGCGTTTTGTTGAGACAGTAGCAAACGAAGTGGACAACGTTATTTTAGTTGACCATAACGAGCGTCAACAAAGTGCTAACGATATCGAATCTGTTCGTGTGTTAGAAGTTATTGATCATCACCGTATTGCTAACTTTGAAACAAGCGATCCTTTATACTACCGTTGTGAGCCAGTTGGATGTACAGCTACCATTTTAAACAAAATGTACAAAGAAAATGGCGTTGCAATTCGTAAAGAGGTTGCAGGTTTAATGTTATCTGCAATCATTTCAGATTCTTTACTATTCAAATCTCCAACTTGCACAGAACAAGACGTAGTAGCAGCTCGTGAATTAGCGGAAATCGCTGGTGTAGATGCAGATAGCTACGGCTTAGAAATGTTAAAAGCTGGTGCTGACTTAAGCGGAAAAACAATGGAGCAATTAATCTCCCTTGACGCTAAAGAATTCCAAATGGGTAACGCGAAAGTTGAAATCGCACAAGTAAACGCTGTTGATACAAACGACGTTCTTGTACACCAAGCGGAACTTGAAAAAGTTATCTCTGCAGTAGTAGAAGAAAAAGGTTTAGACCTATTCTTATTCGTTGTAACTGATATCTTAACAAACGATTCTGTCGGTCTTGCGATCGGTAAAGCAGCAAACGTTGTTGAGAAAGCATACAACGTAACATTAGAAAACAACACAGCTACTTTAAAAGGTGTTGTATCTCGTAAAAAACAAATCGTACCTGTTTTAACAGAAGCATTCCAAGCTTAA
- a CDS encoding NAD(P)/FAD-dependent oxidoreductase: MRHCEVLVIGGGIIGCSIAYYTSKYGRDVTIIEKGEFVSGTSSRCDGNILAIDKDPGFDSQMSLVSQKLVTELSEELEHSFEYRAPGSILVCESDEEMEAAQQWVNRQKEAGLPFRMLDRQDIREESPFFADDLLGGLECATDSTVNPYLLAFSLLAEAKKFGVKAFNHTEVKEMKRDIDSSFIVETTNGTFTAKQVVNAAGVWAPKIGQMLDVNIPIEPRKGHIIVASRQQHVGSRKVMEFGYLISKFGGKRKVDALTEKYGVALVFEPTESQNFLIGSSREFVGFHTRINNEVIKCIANRAIRFYPKMADMMVIRSYAGLRPWTEDHLPIISRVEHIPNYFIAAGHEGDGISLAAVTGKVIEELLNEKETIIPIEPLRLSRFTERVLNG, from the coding sequence GTGAGGCACTGTGAGGTTTTAGTAATAGGTGGTGGAATTATAGGCTGTTCTATTGCGTATTACACTTCAAAATATGGAAGAGACGTAACAATCATTGAAAAAGGGGAATTTGTTAGTGGGACATCTTCACGGTGTGACGGGAATATTTTGGCGATTGATAAAGACCCAGGGTTTGATAGTCAAATGTCATTAGTAAGTCAAAAGTTAGTAACAGAACTAAGTGAAGAGTTGGAGCACTCATTTGAATATAGGGCACCTGGAAGTATTCTCGTTTGTGAATCAGACGAAGAGATGGAAGCTGCGCAGCAATGGGTCAATCGGCAAAAAGAAGCTGGTTTACCGTTTCGTATGCTAGATAGGCAAGATATAAGAGAGGAATCACCATTTTTTGCGGATGATTTATTAGGTGGTTTAGAATGTGCAACTGATTCGACTGTAAATCCATACCTTCTTGCTTTTTCACTTCTAGCAGAGGCCAAAAAATTTGGTGTAAAAGCTTTTAACCATACGGAAGTAAAGGAAATGAAAAGAGATATAGACAGCTCCTTTATTGTAGAAACGACAAATGGAACGTTTACTGCAAAGCAAGTTGTGAATGCAGCTGGTGTTTGGGCTCCAAAAATCGGACAGATGTTAGATGTGAATATCCCAATCGAACCGAGAAAGGGACATATAATTGTAGCTTCAAGACAGCAACACGTAGGTTCTCGTAAAGTAATGGAATTTGGTTATTTGATTTCTAAGTTTGGCGGAAAACGAAAAGTGGATGCATTGACTGAAAAGTATGGGGTTGCGCTTGTATTTGAACCGACAGAAAGCCAAAACTTTTTAATTGGTAGTAGTAGAGAATTTGTAGGATTTCATACGAGGATTAACAACGAGGTTATTAAATGTATTGCGAACAGAGCGATTCGTTTTTATCCGAAAATGGCAGATATGATGGTGATTCGTTCTTATGCTGGTTTACGTCCGTGGACAGAAGACCATTTGCCGATTATTTCACGAGTGGAGCATATTCCAAACTATTTCATTGCAGCAGGGCATGAAGGAGATGGAATTAGTCTTGCGGCAGTTACCGGGAAAGTAATAGAAGAGTTATTAAATGAAAAAGAAACAATCATTCCTATCGAACCACTTCGTTTGAGTCGTTTTACAGAAAGGGTGTTAAACGGATGA
- a CDS encoding proline racemase family protein — MRSQRVFTTIDTHTGGNPTRTLISGLPKLIGETMAEKMLHMKREYDWIRKLLMNEPRGHDVMSGALLTDPCHPEADIGVIYIETGGYLPMCGHDTIGVCTALVESGLIPVVEPVTSLKLDTPAGLVEVDISVQDGKAKEVSFCNIPAFLLKNITVHVEEIGTVEADIAYGGNFYAIIDAKSVGLELVPENASTIIDKAIHIRNIINEKFEIIHPEYSFIRGLTHVEFYTDPTHESAHVKNTVVVPPGGIDRSPCGTGTSAKLAVLYANKKVEIDEEFVHESIVGSLFKGCVINTTYVENVEAVVTNITGSAWLMGMHRFFHNEKDPLKEGFLLIPPMEHETEDVK; from the coding sequence ATGAGGTCACAAAGAGTCTTTACGACAATTGATACACATACGGGCGGGAATCCAACGAGGACATTAATTAGCGGACTTCCCAAGTTAATTGGAGAGACGATGGCAGAAAAGATGTTACATATGAAAAGAGAGTATGACTGGATTCGCAAGTTATTAATGAATGAGCCACGTGGTCATGATGTAATGTCAGGAGCACTATTAACAGATCCGTGTCATCCGGAAGCAGATATAGGCGTTATATACATAGAGACAGGTGGATATTTACCGATGTGTGGTCACGATACAATCGGTGTATGTACAGCTTTAGTTGAATCAGGTTTAATTCCAGTAGTTGAACCGGTTACTTCTTTAAAGCTAGATACACCAGCTGGCTTAGTTGAAGTAGATATTTCTGTTCAAGATGGGAAAGCGAAAGAAGTCTCCTTCTGTAACATACCAGCTTTTTTATTGAAAAATATTACTGTACACGTCGAAGAAATTGGAACTGTAGAGGCTGACATTGCGTATGGAGGGAATTTTTATGCCATTATCGATGCGAAGTCGGTAGGTTTAGAGTTAGTACCAGAAAACGCATCTACAATCATTGATAAGGCGATTCATATTAGAAATATTATTAATGAGAAGTTTGAAATCATTCATCCAGAGTATTCGTTTATAAGAGGATTAACACATGTTGAATTTTATACAGATCCGACTCATGAAAGTGCGCATGTGAAAAATACAGTTGTTGTTCCGCCAGGAGGAATAGATCGTTCTCCTTGTGGTACAGGAACATCAGCGAAGCTAGCAGTATTATACGCTAATAAAAAAGTCGAAATCGATGAAGAGTTTGTTCATGAGAGTATCGTTGGCTCTTTATTTAAAGGGTGTGTCATAAATACGACATATGTAGAAAATGTTGAAGCTGTAGTAACAAACATTACAGGTTCAGCTTGGCTTATGGGTATGCATAGATTTTTTCACAATGAAAAAGATCCACTTAAAGAAGGCTTTTTGCTAATTCCACCGATGGAGCATGAAACGGAGGATGTAAAATGA
- a CDS encoding M3 family oligoendopeptidase, whose protein sequence is MFNDSKTLKGNGNSKYYDLETLKNTFQELLDQNISSVSELEKWLMAEQRLNAEVEEVLTSHLIAVYRNTKDSTIRDLHEYNQNTIQPLLKNYNAKLDQKFIDCPFSKLLDERRYGYMKKIRLTKSEIFNEKNISLAVKEEALITKYREIMSNITINWNEETRTYAYVKAKLDSQDREIRERAWHALCEARSVVKPEIDCIMNELVQLRHQMALNAGFTNYSEYIFKLKNREYSMEDCYTLHDSVEKYVVPVWKRLGNLFKRELGVEMYRPWDLAPCTLQKTPFDNYVDLLDGVGEMLRRTAPYFQERFQHIRKNGLIDVEEREHKAPGAACFTLPKIKEVFIYSNFSASFNAINALIHEIGHALHFYKQFNNESSMQEGYLREEVAELYSHSLELLLMDKFDVFYKEEGEYKKAQREQLHRAFSLLITPVLGDLFQHWLYTNPDHSAEERDAKYLEICRKYKYASVDTTGVEEEIGASWIESFHYIQFPFYKMEYAIAQLGALQLFQIYRENQEKAIVLFKEGASTDWNVSIQEIYKNTGVTFDFSKEAVQSISEFVLYIMTELE, encoded by the coding sequence ATGTTTAATGATTCAAAGACGTTAAAGGGGAACGGAAATAGCAAATATTATGACTTAGAAACATTGAAAAATACATTTCAGGAACTTCTCGATCAAAATATTTCTTCTGTTTCAGAATTAGAGAAATGGCTTATGGCGGAACAGCGTTTAAATGCTGAAGTGGAAGAAGTATTAACGAGTCATTTAATTGCTGTGTATAGAAATACAAAAGATAGTACTATACGTGATTTACATGAGTATAATCAAAATACGATTCAACCACTTTTAAAAAATTACAATGCAAAATTGGATCAGAAATTTATTGATTGTCCGTTTTCCAAGTTGTTAGATGAACGGAGATACGGATACATGAAGAAAATAAGATTGACGAAGAGTGAAATATTTAATGAAAAGAATATTTCTCTTGCCGTGAAGGAAGAGGCTCTTATAACGAAGTATAGAGAAATTATGTCTAACATAACAATCAATTGGAATGAAGAAACAAGGACATACGCATACGTTAAAGCAAAGTTAGATAGTCAAGATAGAGAAATTCGTGAAAGGGCATGGCATGCTTTATGTGAAGCAAGAAGTGTAGTAAAACCAGAAATAGATTGTATTATGAATGAACTCGTACAATTACGTCATCAAATGGCTCTTAATGCAGGGTTTACCAATTATAGTGAATATATTTTCAAACTGAAAAATAGAGAGTATAGCATGGAAGATTGCTATACACTTCATGATTCTGTAGAGAAGTATGTTGTACCGGTATGGAAGCGATTAGGTAATCTTTTTAAAAGAGAACTTGGTGTAGAAATGTATCGTCCGTGGGATCTTGCCCCTTGTACATTACAAAAAACTCCGTTCGATAATTATGTTGATTTATTGGATGGGGTGGGAGAGATGTTACGAAGGACTGCTCCGTATTTTCAAGAGAGATTTCAGCATATTCGCAAAAATGGGTTGATTGATGTCGAAGAGCGGGAACATAAGGCGCCAGGAGCTGCCTGTTTTACTTTGCCAAAAATAAAAGAGGTTTTTATATACTCTAATTTTAGTGCATCGTTTAACGCAATTAATGCTCTTATACATGAAATCGGTCATGCACTTCATTTTTATAAGCAATTCAATAATGAAAGTAGTATGCAAGAAGGGTATCTTCGTGAAGAAGTAGCTGAGCTATACTCTCACAGTTTAGAGCTACTACTAATGGATAAATTCGATGTTTTCTATAAGGAGGAGGGCGAATATAAGAAAGCGCAACGCGAGCAATTACATCGTGCATTTTCTTTGTTAATCACACCAGTTTTAGGGGATTTATTTCAGCATTGGCTTTATACAAATCCGGATCATTCAGCAGAAGAACGAGATGCAAAATATCTTGAAATATGTAGAAAATATAAGTATGCGTCAGTTGATACTACAGGTGTGGAGGAGGAAATCGGTGCAAGTTGGATAGAATCTTTCCACTATATCCAGTTTCCATTTTATAAAATGGAGTACGCAATTGCGCAATTAGGAGCATTGCAGTTATTTCAAATTTATCGGGAAAATCAAGAAAAGGCGATTGTTTTATTTAAAGAAGGGGCGAGTACGGATTGGAATGTATCAATTCAAGAGATTTACAAAAATACAGGTGTTACGTTTGATTTTTCCAAGGAAGCAGTGCAGAGTATTTCTGAATTTGTATTGTATATAATGACCGAATTAGAGTGA
- a CDS encoding lytic polysaccharide monooxygenase has product MNTKGAQKMKKVMLSGGILLTGLLTFGFSEKASAHGYVESPASRSYLCKQGVNVNCGPIQYEPQSVEGIGGFPQLGPSDGQIAGAGHFPDLDVQTVDRWKKVTINGGKNVFKWKLTAPHSTKEWKYYITKKDWNPNKPLTRSDLDLVPFYVKNDGGVRPGTSVTHEANVPTDRSGYHLILAVWEIADTGNAFYQVIDVNLVNNRLGGNLACNNVVQVPSLF; this is encoded by the coding sequence ATGAACACGAAAGGTGCACAAAAAATGAAGAAGGTTATGTTAAGTGGTGGGATATTACTTACAGGACTATTAACTTTTGGTTTTTCAGAAAAAGCCTCAGCTCATGGATATGTAGAATCACCAGCGAGCCGATCTTATTTATGTAAGCAAGGGGTAAATGTAAATTGTGGTCCGATTCAATATGAACCGCAAAGTGTAGAAGGAATAGGTGGATTTCCGCAATTAGGACCTTCTGATGGACAAATTGCAGGTGCTGGTCATTTTCCTGATTTAGATGTTCAAACTGTTGATAGGTGGAAGAAAGTAACGATTAACGGTGGCAAGAATGTGTTTAAATGGAAGCTAACGGCCCCTCATAGTACGAAAGAGTGGAAATACTACATTACGAAAAAAGATTGGAATCCAAATAAACCATTAACACGATCTGATTTAGATTTAGTGCCATTCTATGTGAAAAATGATGGGGGAGTAAGACCGGGAACATCAGTAACGCATGAAGCCAACGTACCAACTGATCGCAGCGGGTACCATCTTATTTTAGCAGTTTGGGAAATTGCGGATACTGGCAATGCATTTTATCAAGTTATTGATGTGAACCTTGTGAATAATAGATTGGGTGGGAATTTAGCATGTAACAATGTAGTGCAAGTTCCATCTTTATTTTAA
- a CDS encoding aldehyde dehydrogenase family protein, giving the protein MLTTNIELKPKVKAFLNEEIKMFINGEFVPSISGKTFETYNPATEDVLAVVCEAQEEDIDVAVKAARFAFETGPWAEMTTAERAHLIYKLADLIEEHKEELAQLEALDNGKPYQVALDDDIAATVENYRYYAGWATKIIGQTIPISKDYLNYTRHEPVGVVGQIIPWNFPLVMSSWKMGAALATGCTIVLKPAEQTPLSLLYTAKLFKEAGFPNGVVNFVPGFGPEAGAAIVNHHDIDKVAFTGSTVTGKYIMRQSAETIKHVTLELGGKSPNIILEDADLEEAINGAFQGIMYNHGQNCSAGSRVFVHRKHYETVVEELVKRANNIRLGAGMETDTEMGPLVSKKQQERVLAYIEQGKAEGATVAAGGERAFEKGYFVKPTVFTNVTDDMTIVKEEIFGPVVVVLPFDSTEEVIERANRSSYGLAAGVWTQNIKTGHQVANTLKAGTVWINDYNLENAAAPFGGYKQSGIGRELGSYALDNYTEVKSVWVNIK; this is encoded by the coding sequence ATGTTAACAACAAATATTGAGCTAAAACCAAAAGTAAAAGCGTTTTTAAATGAAGAAATTAAAATGTTTATTAATGGAGAATTTGTCCCTTCTATTAGCGGGAAGACGTTTGAAACGTACAATCCAGCAACAGAAGATGTTCTAGCTGTCGTATGTGAAGCACAAGAAGAAGATATTGATGTCGCAGTAAAAGCGGCAAGATTTGCTTTTGAAACAGGCCCTTGGGCAGAAATGACAACTGCTGAAAGAGCACACCTTATTTATAAACTAGCGGATTTAATTGAAGAACATAAAGAAGAATTAGCACAGCTAGAAGCGTTAGATAATGGGAAACCATATCAAGTAGCTCTTGATGATGATATTGCAGCGACAGTAGAAAATTATCGTTATTATGCAGGGTGGGCTACAAAGATTATCGGGCAAACGATTCCAATTTCAAAAGATTATTTAAATTACACACGCCATGAACCGGTTGGCGTTGTAGGTCAAATTATTCCGTGGAATTTTCCGCTCGTTATGTCTTCTTGGAAAATGGGAGCTGCACTTGCAACAGGTTGTACGATTGTATTAAAGCCAGCAGAACAAACACCTTTATCTTTACTTTATACTGCGAAGCTTTTTAAAGAAGCAGGTTTTCCAAACGGTGTTGTAAACTTTGTACCAGGTTTTGGCCCAGAAGCAGGGGCGGCTATTGTAAATCATCATGATATTGATAAAGTCGCTTTTACGGGTTCAACAGTTACAGGGAAATATATTATGCGACAATCTGCGGAAACAATTAAACATGTAACGTTAGAACTTGGTGGTAAGTCACCAAATATTATTTTAGAAGATGCTGATTTAGAAGAAGCGATTAACGGGGCATTCCAAGGTATTATGTATAATCACGGTCAAAATTGTAGCGCAGGATCTCGTGTATTTGTTCATCGCAAACATTATGAAACGGTAGTAGAAGAACTCGTAAAAAGAGCAAATAACATTAGACTTGGAGCAGGAATGGAAACAGATACAGAAATGGGTCCACTCGTATCTAAAAAACAACAAGAGCGTGTGCTAGCTTATATTGAACAAGGAAAAGCTGAAGGTGCTACAGTTGCAGCTGGTGGAGAACGTGCATTTGAAAAAGGTTATTTCGTAAAGCCAACTGTATTTACGAATGTTACGGACGATATGACAATCGTTAAGGAAGAAATATTTGGACCAGTTGTAGTTGTACTCCCGTTTGATTCGACGGAAGAAGTAATTGAAAGGGCGAATCGCTCATCTTACGGATTAGCAGCAGGCGTATGGACACAAAATATTAAAACTGGCCATCAAGTTGCAAATACATTGAAGGCAGGAACAGTGTGGATTAATGATTATAACTTGGAAAATGCAGCTGCACCATTTGGTGGATATAAGCAATCTGGTATTGGACGTGAGTTAGGTTCATATGCGCTTGATAATTATACAGAAGTGAAGAGTGTTTGGGTAAATATAAAGTAA
- a CDS encoding proline racemase family protein: protein MNIQKMYTAVDVHVAGEAFRVMKDVPCKYYYSLEQLNEQFSGELAEEMKLLLNEPRGFIGLNGCIVVPSIHNEVDAAVLFFNHEGSIPLHYGGIVAVITMLLESGYLKKKDTNQYKIETLSGIFSVHAYIEHDEVVSVSFESKLCYMVEKDLKIGNISYSLIQADKVYAVVEKDTSSPDIRIENISELKKWGEAILQAIQKQSLIKRLILVDSSKKEENNIKTITFHEDNFIVRSPGFVSTIVSYVHAFFKNDFITNKPFKNESIFNSFITVEKVKKEELGYIFRFESRGFITGMQTFLLDPTDPFPTGFLLK, encoded by the coding sequence ATGAACATTCAAAAAATGTATACAGCAGTAGATGTGCACGTAGCTGGCGAAGCATTTCGTGTAATGAAAGACGTACCATGCAAATACTACTACAGTTTGGAACAATTAAATGAACAATTTTCAGGCGAATTAGCAGAAGAAATGAAGCTTTTATTAAATGAACCACGTGGTTTTATCGGTTTAAATGGATGTATTGTCGTTCCTTCTATTCATAATGAAGTGGATGCAGCTGTATTATTTTTTAATCATGAAGGTTCAATCCCTCTTCATTATGGTGGTATTGTCGCCGTAATAACGATGTTACTAGAAAGTGGATATTTAAAAAAGAAAGATACTAATCAATACAAAATTGAAACGTTGTCTGGCATTTTTTCAGTTCACGCTTATATAGAGCATGATGAAGTTGTATCTGTTTCGTTTGAAAGCAAACTATGTTATATGGTTGAGAAAGACTTGAAGATTGGTAATATAAGTTATTCTCTTATACAAGCAGATAAAGTATATGCAGTTGTAGAAAAGGATACGTCTTCACCAGATATTCGTATTGAAAACATTTCTGAATTAAAAAAATGGGGAGAAGCTATACTTCAAGCTATACAAAAACAATCTCTAATTAAAAGACTTATTTTAGTAGATTCTTCGAAAAAAGAAGAGAACAATATAAAGACAATTACATTTCATGAAGATAACTTTATTGTGCGTTCACCGGGATTTGTTTCTACAATTGTGTCTTATGTTCATGCTTTCTTTAAAAATGATTTTATAACGAATAAACCTTTTAAAAATGAAAGTATATTTAATAGCTTTATAACAGTGGAAAAAGTGAAGAAGGAAGAATTAGGATACATTTTCCGCTTTGAAAGTAGAGGATTTATTACAGGGATGCAGACGTTTCTATTAGACCCTACAGATCCGTTTCCGACAGGTTTCTTATTAAAATAA
- a CDS encoding DUF4017 family protein: MKNIIPPLLVYIIVCIIAVVIPASDGYNTIGWKLFVGQVYAIPILIVAAFLTFYINKKSHYK, encoded by the coding sequence ATGAAGAATATTATTCCACCACTACTAGTCTATATCATTGTTTGTATAATTGCAGTCGTAATCCCTGCGTCTGATGGATATAATACAATAGGTTGGAAATTGTTCGTTGGGCAAGTGTATGCAATTCCTATTCTCATCGTCGCTGCTTTTCTTACATTTTATATAAATAAAAAATCTCATTATAAATAA